GGCAAAAAAATTATAATCAGGTTTACGATGCCGCCTCCGCCATAGATTTTTATAAGAGCGACCGCGCTAAACCCCGCCAAATATCCTCTATAAATAATCAAGACAAACCCAAGCGGCAACAAAAACACGCTTATATTGACTAAAATAATGACGCCAAACAAAATAAGCATTATAAAGGTGTTGCCAAAAAAAGCGATAAAAAAATTGACATTGATATAAATGTTTTTGAAAAAAATCAGCTTTATCTTGTCTTCGGTCAAAAATCCGCTTATATTGTTGGCGCTGATTATCCCAAGCACCAAGCCCAAAATCGCCAATGCCGCAAACAGCAAATAAAATTTTAAATGGCGGGAAAAATGCTCGCTAAAATACCCGCCCAAATCAAGTTTTAACATATTATATAATATGGCGGTTTGGGCTTGATAATAACTTTGTGTTTTGATATGGGTTTATACGGGGAAAAGAGAAAAATTTGCCAACAACTTAGAGAAGTTGTCTTATGCGGTCGGCCGCCAAACAGATAAATTCTTTGTTGGTCGGCTTGCCCCGATTGTCGTTAATGGTCTCGCCGAATTCGGCTTTTAGGACATTGACATTGCCGTTTAGCCACGCCGAGTCAATCGCGTTGCTTATGTTCCTTTCCACATTTTGCGGCGTCGTGTTTCGTGTCTTGGCTATCCAAGGGTAAATGGAATGTTTCAAAGAACAAAATCCGCCGTCATTAACCACAAGCAAAATGGCGTCTTTGAGATAGTGAAAACCTTTTAGGGTGGGCATTAGCCTTAATGACAGCAAATAACGGTAAATAAGCTGCTCTATGCTCATAAAAAAATTGTGCCATAGATTTTATAAAATTTAATGCCGCAATTTGTAATAAAAAGATAAAATTAATCAAATCATTATTCCTCAATCATCCAATCCAAATAAACGCCAAAACCTTTTGTAGGGTCGTTGATAAACACATGGGTTACCGCGCCCACAAGCTTGCCGTTTTGGATTATGGGGCTGCCGCTCATGCCTTGGACTATCCCGCCTGTCTTTTTGATAAGCTCCTCGTCTATAACCCTTATAACCATGCTTTTTTCTTCGCTGGTTTTTTGGAAGCTTGTTTTAATGATCTCTATGTCATA
Above is a genomic segment from Clostridiales bacterium containing:
- a CDS encoding SpoIVB peptidase, with the translated sequence YDIEIIKTSFQKTSEEKSMVIRVIDEELIKKTGGIVQGMSGSPIIQNGKLVGAVTHVFINDPTKGFGVYLDWMIEE